The genomic stretch atcactacaaaaaactagcaatttagtgacgtgtctacagtgtaAGGTTTTTTCAaatgtcaccaattggtgacgtgttaattcctaacacgttaccaatttaaaaaaccattaaaaaatatttcgaaaaagggaaaaataaaacaaaaaaaattgaaagagaatatGTGCCAAATATGGAGAACTTATtgacccctagcatttctctcccTATAATTGATAACGTACCACATATGGCACTTGATCACCTTCTGGTGGGTGACTTGTGGAATTCCACACGTCACCAATTCCCATTCTCGACCAGTGGGTTTTTAACCTGCCACCCACGTCACCAATGACACGTCACCAACCCATTAGTGACCTTTTTTTgccattgacacgtcaccaatggGAAGTTACTAATCCcttgaatttttgtagtgaaagcGTGAGCATGGATGAGGGTCCTTGGAATAAGGAGCAAAGATTCATGGCATGGACGTAAATTAAATGAAAGTCTCCATAGTAGTGACAAAGGTGCATGGTGCGAACAAACCCATATAGcccagaaaataaaaaataaataaaaaaaaagctttcatTTGATGGAGAGTGTAGCAATGTGGTGACGGACTCATACATGCGGGAAAAATTGTTGAGTTTCCATGTGCCAGTGTACGGAAAAAGAATGAGTCCCACATCAGAAATGTGTCACGACTCACAAGTTTGAATGGTTAATATAATATAGTTGTACCCAAACTCATAGGCATAGACTTTTCAGTTACGTGATGCCTCAACATGGTATATTATGGGTTCATTAAAAGATTCCTCTGTATCAATCTCCCTAACAAGGCTCACACTTTTGCAATTTTGTCCCTATTCCACAATTCTTGTCCAAGCCCATGCCATGGACTTTTTGCCCCTCACGTACTCTAAGGACTTTCATCCATGCTCACACTTCGCATAAGTATGtattaaattaaaactaaagtttttgaagaagaaagaggtaCATGCCACCACATGGTATATATGTATGGAATTAAAATTGACGGTCCATGAATAGTGCTAGAAGCCACTCTAAAGATagtgtgacttttaaaatcactattggatttataataaaatcacgatagaattttgatcaaatggtgattttaaaatccatctcatttttaaaataatacaagaagaacttataaaattactcttgAACCATGGCTTCAAATCCCAAGTCCTAATATCACACATTAAGCTCATTTGGAAGCACCTATTACAGGACCATATGATATGTATGAAATTAAAAgtggagtttttattttttattttttatttttatttttatgaatatgaAGTATCATtactaaaattaaatgaaataagGTGTCACAAGTATGATCCAACAATAATAATGAGAAGACTTGCCTGTAGAAGATCTCCAATGTTAACCACTAGAGCCCCTGGCACCGGAGGGATGTCGACCCACTTGTCCTGGTAAAAAACTTGGAGGCCACCACTGTGGTCTTGCAGAAGAACATTGACGAAGTCATGGTCTGTATGCTTGGTTATGCCCAATGTTAACTCTGGCTGTGGGCAAGCTGGATAGTAATGGCACAGAATCGCAAGCCCCTCACTGCAATCAATCTCATTTAGGTGCTTTGGGTTCAGCCCAAGTGCCTCTGATAATAACTCGAACAATAAAATCCCCAACTTCATCACCAGCTTCGAGTATTGCTCCAGTATATCTCTacacccaaatatatatatatatatatatatatatatatacttttacttctttattaaaaataaaaaaataaaaaatgggcaAACAAGTCCATTATTGTTAGTGACAAGTaagaaaattgattaaaaagTAATTAGAGAAGGTGTTACTCGTACGGCCTACACCATAGTCTACCATTGACCAAAATTCCCTAATTAATCACAATTCAAATCAATATCACATCATctaattcaaaaattatgtgatataatttAGTTGAGCATTTGAGATTATAAAGTATTCTTAGAACTAAATTTGATTATAGACGGGCAGCCTCCCTTCATGAGAgaattaagaataaattaaaatcgCATAAAAACTTaagactaaatttgatttttccattGAATTTATATGCCCAGATCTCAACAATAATATTCTAGTGGATCAATTATATATTGCAAATAAATCACATATATACCTGCATGCAGCTGGCAAGTCTTCTGGCTTTGGGGGATTAGGTgccatttgacaaaaaaatgaaTCCCTCCAAGTAGTTGCCGGACTGCTATACAGATCAAAGTTGCTGTTATACACCACCGGTTTCATGGGGTCGCGCGTATAGAACCCTTTCTTCACTTGATTATCTTGCTCATTAAACCTACGCACCCCTTCCTTCATCTCCTCCAGAACACTCACAGGGATCCCGTGATTGACCAGCTGAAAGAAACCCCACGTCTCCAATGCATCGCGAATGCTTTCAACAATCTTCTTGCGTTTTATTGCATCTTTGTCGATGCCTTGGAGATCTATGACAGGAATACTAATCTGGGTGTCACCGGAAGATGAGTTGTCCAAGGTGTCCGGTGGGTGATGGAATATGCGAGGGATCTCAGTAATCCCAGCATCCACAAGTCCTTTAACGCCGAGCTTTGTGTCATCAAAAGCCTTCAACTCACTTGCTCTGTTATACTCTGGCTTCAGCGTTGCTGGAACTTCATCTCTGCTGGTGACCACCATTTTGGTTCTTCTGTGAGGTTCTGCTCAATTCTGATGCCAATTATAGTCTGGACAAAAGCAAATGCACCATTTGGGAGAAAAATTCTAAGATATTGTTGAGCTGCCACTTGATTTTATTATACAGAAAGATTGTCGGTTTCCTAGTGACTTTTAGTTAGTGCCGTGTTTGGCAAATcttttcatttctcttaatAAAATTGTCAAGTTCTTTTCATTagattattaaataattttttttttttttttttacttttttctcacaaaaaatttaaaatttcattctcatttattttgacaacaatcaattcttattattattcttaaaaaaaaaagcgcttTCTCATTCCAAAAGTTACAAAGAAATATGAAAGTCATAATTTTTAGAAGAGTCGTCATGTTGATAATATAATTAGGACTCATTAACTCATTAAATAGGAAGCACAAAAATAGtggattttaattattttcttcttagTCCAATGATGAACTAACAAACCATATATAATGAGACAATCACATGCACGCATCACATCTTTCTTGGGCCGGGAAAACTCACAACTTACAAGTGttatttgatcaaattaaaagttaaaacttcATCGCATATTATATATTGATGCAAAGGGAAACATGAATTGATGCATAAATGAAGCAGTAATTACTTACAGGTTTAGAGACCGACGCTTGTTAGTCCCCCTCTACAAAACTGGTTGCCGGTGGAAAAATTGATCAGTATTTAAAGAAAGAGAACAGCTAGGGAGCTAAAGAATTGGCTCCCAAATCTTGCCAAACTGAGGTGGCAAaagttttttattgaaaaaaatttactttctctctcctctGCCCTACCATCTTT from Corylus avellana chromosome ca1, CavTom2PMs-1.0 encodes the following:
- the LOC132167983 gene encoding 1-aminocyclopropane-1-carboxylate oxidase homolog 1-like, whose translation is MVVTSRDEVPATLKPEYNRASELKAFDDTKLGVKGLVDAGITEIPRIFHHPPDTLDNSSSGDTQISIPVIDLQGIDKDAIKRKKIVESIRDALETWGFFQLVNHGIPVSVLEEMKEGVRRFNEQDNQVKKGFYTRDPMKPVVYNSNFDLYSSPATTWRDSFFCQMAPNPPKPEDLPAACRDILEQYSKLVMKLGILLFELLSEALGLNPKHLNEIDCSEGLAILCHYYPACPQPELTLGITKHTDHDFVNVLLQDHSGGLQVFYQDKWVDIPPVPGALVVNIGDLLQLITNDRFKSVEHRVLANRVGPRISVASIFSTVALPTSKLYGPIKELLSEDNPPKYRETTVSDYVASYKKKGFDGTSALLHFKL